TATCAGCTTGGATCTGACTAGGTTTAAAACCTGGCCGTAGCCAGACAATATTTCCTTCATCAAATGTACATACACCAGCTGGCATGTGGCCACCGACTTTGACCCACTCTTCTTTACGGTTGTGCAGCACTAGGTGAGCCCCGCTTTTAGCCTGTTGTAAAGTTCTGTTTACAGTTTCAATATCTACTTCATACTCCAAATCAAGGTGTTCCATCAGATGAAAGACATCAAACGGTGTTTCCCCTATCTCCAGTGACAGCATGGTATAGACTGGAAAAGCTCCGGTATAACGGGGATTACATTCAATAGAATAGACAGTTCCAGAAGCTTGGTCAATCATCAGGTCAAGGCCAAAAATGCCCTTGTACCCTTCTTTTGCTAGGTGTTCGCCAAATCTGGTCACAATCTGATTGGCTTGGTTCTGGACATTCTCTGAGTAAGCTTTAAAGCTCCAATCATGCCCACAAAAGCGACCATGTTTATTATCTCCTTCACTAACTATCTGATCAATAATTTGAGTTTGGACTGGTCCATGTAAAATTCCATACTTAGTCACACAACCAGTAATACTGCTATTAAAACCTTGAATAAATTGCACCACATTGACATGGCTTAATTCTCTTTCCTCTTTTAAAGTGGTGACTTTTTGTAAAAATTGTTCAAAATCAGTTTGAGAAAAAACAAAAGTCGTCCCAATGCCACCACCTTTAAACATCTCAGTCAGCTGAAACACCAGTTTATCTCCTAACTCAGTAACTAGTGATTGCCAGGCGTTTGGTTTTTTCAACTCATTCAAAGCTATAGTTTTACCTTTGATAAGAGGTAAGTTTAGTTGTTTTAAAAGTTGTCGGAAGTATTTTTTATTTTCAAATTTATCTCGTAAATGGCTACGGTTAGTCAGTACCTGCCAACCTTGCTTATCACAGATTTCTTCGATATTAGCTGAAGATCGGTAGAGATAAATCCAGACTGGTTGAGGCAAGGCGTTTAGGTAGTCCTGAACAGCTTGACTGCGTAAAATTTCCAGTGAGTTGTAGCTGCGCAGTTTTTTACCAAAATCCCCTTCCACCGACTGGACTGCAATGCCATTATCTTTAAAAATTGGTAAATCACTGGATTTTTTAGCACAAATAATCTGGTAACTGGGCAAAAAGAAACTCGGACCAATCCGGTTAAAAGCGGTCACACCAATGCCAACTACTGAACCAGAAAAGTCCTGAAGTGTTTTTTGATATGCAGAATCGATCATAAGGCTCTATTATCCAATAGTTTAGCCATATAAACCAGTAGAGCTTTTTTGACCGAAGGATAAAAACCAGGCGAAGCATTTACTTCCAAAACATAAGGCTGGTTAGTTATCTTATCTAAAACAACATCAACTCCAGCTACCTGATACCCAACTGCTTTAACTGCTTTAATAGCTAAAGCTTCCACTCCAGGTGGTAGTTGCTCTCCACCCAAAGAAATCCCTACTCCACCCTGAGAAAGATTGTTACGCCATTCTGTTTGACTAGTTCGTAAACGTTTAAAAGCAGCTTTGACTTGACTTTTTACTACCAAAATTCGTAGGTCAAAATCATTGTCAACATATTTTTGAAAAAGATAAAAGTTGTCGGTAAAACTTTTACGGTTGACGTATTTTTCCAACTCTACCATAGATTGAATTAAAACAGTTTTTTCACCAAAACTCCCTTTCCAAGGCTTTACTACAACCGGAAAATGCAAATCAGATACCCACTGTAAAATGACTTGTTTATCTCTAGAAGAAATTGTGCACGGGAAAGACAGATTTTCTCTTGCTAGGCAGCAGTATTGGTAAAGTTTATTGATTACTAAAGCTTGGTTAACCGTTCTTGCTATGGGCAGTTTTGGATTCAAAGCTAAAAGTGATTGATAAAGAATATGATGATAAAACTTAAAATAAATCAGATCAAAACTGGAAATATCTAGATTATGAGCCAAAACTTTATAACTATTCTGATCTAAAATAAATAGTAGTTTGTCGTAATCAACAAAAGTAATTGTAGCTTTATCTTCAAAATACGCCTGGATTTGCTGTTGAGAGTTGGGCTGTTGAGAATTATGTTGAATGACTAGAAGCCGCTTCATTAGAAATTCATATAGTTTTAAGAGTTTCTCCTACAGGAGATTCCGCTATTCTAATTAAATCTTCTCTGTTTTGCAAATCAATCACACCTAGATGATGTAATTGCATTAATTGTTCTACATTAATACCTCCAATCAAAAGCAATTCTTCCATCTTTTGGTCTTTGATATCTTCGTGTAAAGCAACTCCACTAATATGGCTTAGTGGACTAGCGCTTGTTAATAGTGGCGATCTATCAGCCAGCCAGCCAGCATTGTCAAACAGTGCTTCAACTCTGACAAAAGCTTGTCTAAGAAGCACAAGATTATTTGTATCAGGTTTTCTGTCTTTTAGCTCTTTGTAAGCAGCCCAAACACATTCAGCTAAACTAGCTCCTTCTAGTCTTCTTTGAGCTGCTGCCCATCGCTCTAGTTCCAAAGCCTTACCTCTCCAATAATCAGGCATAATATCATTAATTCCTACAGATTTAGCCATACCAACTTCTGCCAGTAATTGCAAACTTCCGGCATCATTTTCTTTAGATAATCTAGCTCTATTTTCTATTTGAATCACCTCTGAATTGACAAATAATAATCCTCTTATTGTTTGTATTAAGCTTCTACTTGTTTCAGAGGGTATTAAAATCTCTCTTTTTCTAGATGAAACCAAAATGCTGTTTCTTCTCTCAACAATCTTAATACTCCAACCGCTTTCACTTGGAACAACTTGTTCAAATTGATCAAAGTAAACAGTAATACCTTGCTCTTTTAAAAGAGAACTGATCATTGTCACTAAAGCGCTAGCCTCAACACCCTCTGGAAATAATTCATTAAATTTGTCTCTTTGTTCCTGTGTAACACTAATTTGAGCTTGCTGGGCAGCGTAGTCTTTTTCAACTTGCGCAATATCGATAGCTGTTATCTGAGCCTTTTCCCTTTGGGCAATTGCTCCAATGAGTTGCTTAGTCCAGGTTTTCAGATCTCGATCATCATTCAAAACATAGTTTTCTACCAGTTCATCTGACACTTCAGCCACTTCCTCAATTTCCTCCGAAACAGAAATGACTTTCATAAACTCTTTTAACTGAACTAGTCTCTGCTGATTAGTGGAATCACTGGGATTACTGGTAGTTTGTCTGATCAGCCATAAAACAGTGGCATAATTTTGACCAATAATATCTCTTAATCTGGTTCTATGCGTTTCTAGCACAGCCAGACTGGCTTTTGAAACAGAGTCTGTGTTATCTACCAAAGCTTCGACTTGAATCTGATGGTATGTATCCAGCACCAGATAGTCTTGCATTTTTGCTAAAAATAACTCAGGGTTGAGAATGATCTTGATTCTGGTGGGATCTTTTATTTGACTAAGGTTTGGGTCTTCACTATTTAATCTACTTAGTTGTTCAGCAAGCGTAGTCTTAGCAAATTCTCGACTGGCTTCAGCCAGTTCTTTTAGCTTTGTTTCATCAACTCTTGGATCTAAACAGTATGAATATAAAAAGCTACTTAGAGTAGAAAGGTCTTGAGGTCTCTCTGTTTCATCTGGGAAAGTAAGTATCGTTTGCAAAGCCTCCCAACCTTTATCATCTAAAAAATAATCCAAATAAAATTCAATCGTTCTAACCTGAGGTTGCCAAATTTTTTCCAATCCCTTGGCCTTTGCTTCAACTTTTCCAGTTTCGGTCTCTAACTGAAAAGGTAACTCACCTCTAGTTAAATCTGCTTCGAAAGCAAGAACTTGGGCACGTTCTTCAGGAGTTAATATTTGCTCTTTAACCCAAATATCTGGTTTTGGAGAAGCACCTTCTTTTCCACTCATATTTATTGCAACTTTATCTGCTCAAAATTATACAGGATCAGTGCAACTGCATTGGTGTGCTCAGCTGAAATTAAAGTGCTTGTCTCTTTGACTCTGATGTAGCCTCTTTCTCGATCAAAAGTTTGATCAAGCCTTGCTATAATTTGGCTAACTAAAGGATGATCAGCCTTGCCTAAAAACTTAAAGCACAAAGCTACTTCGGTTTGAATATCTAAGCTTAAAATGGTCATAATTTCTTGTTGGTACTGCTCAAAGACGTTTAAAATCCAAGTGAATTTAGTTGGATTAATTTTTAATTGGTAGTAAAAACTGTCACCAATAATCATGTGGGTTAAACCATAAATATAGTTGGTCAACCAAAGTTTATCTTTTGGCTTAGGTTCGGAAAAGGCTTTTTGGAATGAAGCAATAAAAGCAACTTCACGATCAACTAATCCCAGGTGTTTACTTAAAAAAACTGTATTGACCGCCGCTACACTAGCCCAAGCAATAAAGTCCTGATTACCAACTAACCGCTCTAATATTGGTCCTGCTTTGATCTGGCTCAAATCTGGCTTTTGCCCATAGATATCAAGATATAGTAGTGATTTTAAAAGCGAGCTGTAGGCTTTGAGTTCTGGATATTTAAGATACTGATTGTATTTATATTGGTCATTAATTTTCTTAATTTCTTTTTCAGCAAAGGTTTTAATAATCCGATCTATAGTAGCTTGAAGGCTGGTTTGATAGGTAGTAACTACCTGTTTCCCCCAGCTTAAGGTATAGCTCTTAGATTCTCCAAAGAAAATAGTTTTAACGTCAGGATTCTTAGTAGCTACATAGGCTCGGTAAAAAAAATGACGTTTTTTTTGAGGAGAAAGTTGGTAGTGATTTTTAAGATAAGTAGCGGTGATTTGATAAACTAAATCAGATGAAGACATGAATAGATTATTTAAAAATTCTTAACAATACCAGGGTCGATTAAAAATTCCCTGATATATTTACGGCCAATCAACATTTGAGCTCGCAAATGTTTGCGTTTAGACACATGAGCCAGAGCAGTAACTTTTTTGCCTTGTAGCCAAAATTCTATTTGGATAATCGGCCGCTTCTCTACCCCCAAAGAAGATCGGACTTTTTTCTCCCATAAAACATGTTGGGGTTCAAGCAACCCTAATTCTTTAGCTAAATCATAATCAATACTAACGCTATAAGCTCCGGTATCAATCTTAGCAACTACCTCATATCGCTTATGTTTATTAACTTTGATTTTAACTTTTTCAAAGATGCCCAATATCTTACGACCATCTTTAGACTTAACCTTATCAGCAAAACGTTCAGCAAAAAGAATTTGCGCAATTTGAATGCCCTTATATGGGGAAATCAATTCTAAATCATCAATGCGACGTAAACGCTTAAGTAATCCTTGCTGATTAGCCATCTGAATCTGTAAACCTGGTTGATCATTAAGCTCAACTACCAATGGACCATCATCTTCATCAATTAAAAGGTCAACACCCACAAAACCCAAACCTGAAGCTCGTTGAGCATCAACAGCAATCTTTAAAAGATCTTCCCAAAATGGCACTCGTAAGCCATTAACTTTTTTATTGGTTTCCGGAATATGAGTGATGGTTTTTTGATAGTGCAAAATACCGTGCGTAGTAATACCGGTAGCCATATCTAAACCCAAACCAACGGCTCCTTGATGTAAATTAGCTTTACCGTTACTTTCCCTGGTTGGCAACCGCAACATAGCCATGACTGGAATACTATTAAAAACAATGACTCGAACATCAGGCGTCCCTCCTCGTGCATATTTTCTGAATTTAGGGTGGATTTTGACCCGTTCTTCAATGATCACCCGATCTGGAGCTTTGTTGCGAGAATACCTACCTTCCAAAATATCCAAGGCGTGAAGTTTTAAATCTTCTACGTAAATTTTCCGACCATTCATTTCTATCCATTCACCCGCAAACTTACTTGCTTTTTTGATGACCAAAATCCCCTCACCTCCCCAACCATCACTTGGCTTTATGACAAAACCTTTTTTAAGAGATAACCAGTCAAATTGC
This genomic window from Candidatus Beckwithbacteria bacterium contains:
- a CDS encoding ATP-grasp domain-containing protein, with the translated sequence MIDSAYQKTLQDFSGSVVGIGVTAFNRIGPSFFLPSYQIICAKKSSDLPIFKDNGIAVQSVEGDFGKKLRSYNSLEILRSQAVQDYLNALPQPVWIYLYRSSANIEEICDKQGWQVLTNRSHLRDKFENKKYFRQLLKQLNLPLIKGKTIALNELKKPNAWQSLVTELGDKLVFQLTEMFKGGGIGTTFVFSQTDFEQFLQKVTTLKEERELSHVNVVQFIQGFNSSITGCVTKYGILHGPVQTQIIDQIVSEGDNKHGRFCGHDWSFKAYSENVQNQANQIVTRFGEHLAKEGYKGIFGLDLMIDQASGTVYSIECNPRYTGAFPVYTMLSLEIGETPFDVFHLMEHLDLEYEVDIETVNRTLQQAKSGAHLVLHNRKEEWVKVGGHMPAGVCTFDEGNIVWLRPGFKPSQIQADNEFIFTDGCPHQGDLIKPGLRFGKLIFNKGILDQNQQLQDWTKQLVEKFYQAMGFEVASGS
- a CDS encoding ATP-grasp domain-containing protein, whose amino-acid sequence is MKRLLVIQHNSQQPNSQQQIQAYFEDKATITFVDYDKLLFILDQNSYKVLAHNLDISSFDLIYFKFYHHILYQSLLALNPKLPIARTVNQALVINKLYQYCCLARENLSFPCTISSRDKQVILQWVSDLHFPVVVKPWKGSFGEKTVLIQSMVELEKYVNRKSFTDNFYLFQKYVDNDFDLRILVVKSQVKAAFKRLRTSQTEWRNNLSQGGVGISLGGEQLPPGVEALAIKAVKAVGYQVAGVDVVLDKITNQPYVLEVNASPGFYPSVKKALLVYMAKLLDNRAL
- a CDS encoding DUF3541 domain-containing protein, yielding MSSSDLVYQITATYLKNHYQLSPQKKRHFFYRAYVATKNPDVKTIFFGESKSYTLSWGKQVVTTYQTSLQATIDRIIKTFAEKEIKKINDQYKYNQYLKYPELKAYSSLLKSLLYLDIYGQKPDLSQIKAGPILERLVGNQDFIAWASVAAVNTVFLSKHLGLVDREVAFIASFQKAFSEPKPKDKLWLTNYIYGLTHMIIGDSFYYQLKINPTKFTWILNVFEQYQQEIMTILSLDIQTEVALCFKFLGKADHPLVSQIIARLDQTFDRERGYIRVKETSTLISAEHTNAVALILYNFEQIKLQ
- a CDS encoding alpha-L-glutamate ligase-like protein — protein: MVKIHDLLGMNARNLTYLRLNKVKGRRIADSKLLTKRVLRKYKVPHPRLVKLMTNSTQVQQFDWLSLKKGFVIKPSDGWGGEGILVIKKASKFAGEWIEMNGRKIYVEDLKLHALDILEGRYSRNKAPDRVIIEERVKIHPKFRKYARGGTPDVRVIVFNSIPVMAMLRLPTRESNGKANLHQGAVGLGLDMATGITTHGILHYQKTITHIPETNKKVNGLRVPFWEDLLKIAVDAQRASGLGFVGVDLLIDEDDGPLVVELNDQPGLQIQMANQQGLLKRLRRIDDLELISPYKGIQIAQILFAERFADKVKSKDGRKILGIFEKVKIKVNKHKRYEVVAKIDTGAYSVSIDYDLAKELGLLEPQHVLWEKKVRSSLGVEKRPIIQIEFWLQGKKVTALAHVSKRKHLRAQMLIGRKYIREFLIDPGIVKNF